From Manihot esculenta cultivar AM560-2 chromosome 18, M.esculenta_v8, whole genome shotgun sequence:
TGGAGTCTAAGTTCTCTTCAACTAAGACTCTTTGTGATCAACTGACTGAAACTTTGCAGCACTTAGCTGGTCAGGTTCAGGATGGTATGTAGAATTTTAGGTCtctaaattttgtattttacttGTTACTGACGATGATAAGTGCCTCTAAATTGTCTCTGTCAGCTGAAAAAGACAAGGAGTTTTTTGAGAACAAACTGTCTGCAAGCTCAAATGCTATTGAAAATTTGAACCAACAGATGAATGAACTGTCTCTGAAATTAGACTCTGCTGGAAAAGCTATCAGAACTCGTAAGTCATTTGCGTTAACTTTTCTGCGAAAAAAGAGGGCTATTCAATTTATTAAATGAGGATTGCTTGAGTTATTTATGTATGATGCCTGAAGTACTATTAACAAACAGGAGTTGATTATTGACTCACCTGCAAAGTGCAATAGGATTGCTTATATCTAAGAAAATACCACagaattgttttctttttttgggaCTTGAACTTGCCATTGAGTAATGTGTTTGAATTCTGAATTCAGAGGAACAGGAACTGGAAGAGcttaaaattgaaaaagagGAAAGGAATAAGATCTACGTAGAGGAACAATCCAAAACTGCTACTCTCATAGAGGAAAAAGGTAATCAACATTATCAGAAGGATGATCATCCACCTTGCTCATTTACAGATTAGTACATGTTGCTTTGTAAAAACTTAATGGTCACTCATGCTTCTAAACAACTTTTAATCAGAGAAAAAGCAGAAACTCATGCTTCTAAACATCTTTTAATTTCATATAAGTGGTTCCAAATACGCCTAAAATGAGAAAGAAGCTATCTATCTGGCATGCCTCTTGTGTCATCATTAAGTTAAGAGTCATTAGCCACTCATGTCAAAAGGAAAACTGTTATTTTTGTGTATGGATATTGTTAAGATActttctgtaaatagcctagatttgtagtgGTTGTGTACATAATTAGGGATATAattgtgtgatatgattgggatatgattaggctataattagggaatCAATTTACTTTCTTACCTAGTATGTattcttgtaagtagtatatatacccaATTGGCTTGAGGGAATCATTAAGCATTTTTCTCTCAAAGCTTCTGCTTCctccttttcttttcatcatcattttcatggtatcagaggcAAGAAACTTGGTTCAGCTGTGAGTGGCAGATCTACCACCTTGCTTTGGAGACTTTCTGTCTCACCACCTAGTCCATCTTTCTCGCCGGCTTCTAATCGGGGATCCAGTGAAGCGCTGCCACCAGAGTCGGCCCCACACGCCTCCATGCGCCGCTCAAGCCGTCTGTCTCCGGTACATGCACCGGCGCGTGAACTGTTCTCTGGCAACCTTTTCATGCCGGCGACCCTTCCTCCAACATCGCCCGATGCCAGCGACTCTAGCCCACTAGGTTCGGTCACTTGTCCAGCCCGTCTTCACACGTCTCTTGTGAATAGTAGCTTCAGATTTACTGCTTACAGGCACAAATCCTCCTTTTTTTAGCAGATTCAGGTCCCTATTCAGTCTCTTGTTGTTCTAGAATCTCTCTCGACATGTCTGAGAAGCAGAACACCCTCAATATAGAAGATGTGTCAGCTAGGCTCTTAAGTATTTCCCTTAGTAAGAGTGACGTTACAGATATAGAATCCTCAATTTTGGCTGTACAACAAGGGAATCAAGGACAAGGAGAAAATCGCAAAGGTAAAGGGAAGAAGTTTCATTACTCCTATTGTGATAAGAAAGATTACACACGGGATGCATGTTGGGCATTGCATGGCCGACCACCACGGCCCAATCAACCCGATAATACTGGCAAGTCAGCATTTCATCTTGCTCAATCTAATGAAGAAGGCTTGCTTCCATAACCTACCAATAAATCTCAGGAATTAGATTCAATCACTTTAACTGGAGAAGACTATAAATAATACTTGCAGTTCCAAACAGCTTAGCAACATCCTCCATCTTCCAGCATTGCTCACTCCAGTAATTCCTTTACTTATCTAAGTTTTCACCTGTTGGTCCATGAATCCTAGACTCTGGTGCTTTTGATCACATCTCTGGTAATCACAATCTTTTCTCTACTCTTGTTTCACCTTTCACAACATCCAAAGTCACTTTAGCTAATGATTTATAAACTTAAGTTAAAGGAATAGGAAAAGTATAACTCCTTCCTTCTATTCCCTTAACTACTGTCTTGTTCACTCCTGAATGTCCATATAATGTAATCTTCATTAGCAAATTGACCAAAAATCTTAATTGTTCAGTAACCTTTACTGTTGATTCTGTTGTGGTGTAGGACCGGAGTACTGGGAAAATGATTGGAACAGGATCGGAGTTAGAAGGATTGTACCACCTCTCCACCTCTCCAGTTGCTTTTGTTTCTACTACTTTCACTGAGCTTATTCATAACCGTTTGAGACATCCTAGTCTTCTTAAATTGCAAAAAATTATCCCTAGTctttcttctttatcttctttAGCATGTGAGTTATGTCAACTTGGAAAACAAACTCGGGCTTCATTTTCCAAGCGAGTCAATAACAGGGCCACCTTGATGTTCGACGTTGTTCATTTAGACATTTGGGATCCAAGTTGTGTCAGTACAACTTTGGAATttcagtattttattatttttattgataattattcTCGTTGCACTTGGCTTTTTTTAATGAAGAATCGCTCTGAGTTATTctccatttttcaaaaattttatactgAAATACATAATCAATTTGGTGTTTGCATTAAGGTTTTGCATAGTGATAATGCACGaaaatatctttccacttcttttTCTCATTTCTAGTCTACTCAGGGTATTACTCACCAGACTTCTTGTGTCCATACTCCTCAACAAAATGGTTTAAGCGAAAAAATTGGCATTTGATTGAAACCGTGTGCACCTTACTCATACATCATAATGTTCCACTGCGTTTTTGAGGCGAGACGGTCCTTACTGCTTGCTACTTGATCAACCGTATACCTTCCTCTATTTTGCAGCATCAGAGTCCTCATTTGGTTCTCTTTTCTAACCAAATCTCCAACCAGTTGTCTCTGCGAGTTTTTGGATGTATAtgttttgttcatgatcatactCCTAGTAAAGACAAACTCCAGTCCAAATCAGTTAAATGTGCGTTTCTCGGCTATTCTCGGCTTCAAAAAGATTACAAATGCTATGATTCCACTactaatatatattttgtatCTTCAGATGTCACCTTTTTTGAAACCTCCCTTTGTACAAAACCTTTGTTCCTAGAGTTTTGCCTATACCTGCAACTCTTATCTCTCCTTGATCTCAAGTCAGTCCATCTCCCACTCCTACACCACCTCTTCAGGTCTACACACGTCGGCCTCACCCATCTGCTAATAACAATGACACTTTTCTCCCTGATGCAGGTACTTCTAATGACTTATCTCCAGTTCCATCATCACCCACTTCGATCATGCCTTCAATAGCAATAGTTACTCCTCCTCTTACTCTCCGAAAAGATATTTGCTCTTCTCGAAATCTGAATCCTATTTATAGTTTTGTGAGTTACCATCGTTTTTCTCCTTCCTATTATACTTTTGTTTCCATCGTGTCTGCTGTTTTTATACCCAAGACAGTTAGAGAAGTATTAGATTATCCTGGTTGGTGTAATGCAATGCTTGACGAGATGACTGCTCTTCATAATAATGAAATTTGGGAACTGATATCTTTAGCACCTGGCAAGTCTACTATTGGTTGTCGTTGGGTTTACACAGTTAAGATGGGATTTGATGGCAAAATTGATCGTCTTAAAGCTCGCGTTGTAACTAAAGGTTACACAGAGATTTTTAGACTTGATTACAGTGATACTCTCTCTAGTAGTCAAAATAGCTTTTGTTTGCCTTCTTATCTCACCAGCTGCAATTAATCACTGGACCCttcatcaactggatattaaaaatatctttCTTCATGGTAAGCTCGCCGAAGAAGTCTATATGGAGCAACTTCCAGGGTTTGTTGCTCCGGGGCAGTTAGAGTTAGTATGTCGTCTTCAACGCTCCTTATATAGTCTAAAACAGTCTCCAAGAACATGGTTTGGACGATTCAACATTGTAgttcaacagtttggaatgtctCGAAGTAATTTTGATCATTCCGTATTTTTTCGTCATAATGGCGATAGATGCATTTATTTggtggtctatgttgatgatattatcaTTACAGAAAATGATCATGATAGAATCTCTCAGCTTAAGCAACATTTGTTCAGTTATTTTCAAACTAAAGACTTAGGAAAATTGAAGTATTTCTTGGAGATAGAAGTGGCACAATCTAAAACAGATATTGCAATTTCTTAACGAAAATATGCTTTGGATGTATTGGAAGAAATAGACATGTTAGACTGTAGACATGTGGACACTCCCATGGATCCAAATGTCAAACTGGTTCCTAAATAGGGGGAGCCACTTAAAGATTCTGCTAAATACAGAAGGTTAGTTGGCAAGCTCAATTATCTCACTATAACTCGACTAGTTTTCCTTTACTGTAAGTGTGGTTAGTCAATTTCTTTAAACCCCATACAGTAGTCACTGGGATGCAATCATtcgcattcttagatatatcAAAGGAGCTCCAGGACAGGGTCTACTCTATGAGGACAAGGGTCACTCATAAATTGTTAGCTATTCTGATGCAGATTGGGTAAGTTTTCCTTCAGATAGACGATTTACTTCAGGATATTGTATTATAATTGGAGGGAATCTTATATCttggaaaagtaaaaaataggGTGTGGTTGCAAGATTAAGTGTAGAAGCAGAATATCGAACTATGGCTTTGGCAGCATGCGAACTCATTTGGTTGAAGCAACTCCTTCAAGAATTGAACTATAGCGATGCTAGCCAAATAAAACTgatatgtgataatcaagctgccCTTTATATTGCATCAAATCCAGTTTTTCATAAGAGAACGAAGCATATAGAGGTAGATTGCCATTTTATTAGGCAAAAGATTGAGTCGGGATGCATTTCTACTAGCTTTATCAACTCAAATGATCAACTAACTGATATTTTCACAAAATTTCTTCGGGATTCACGAATCGAGTATATTTGTAACAAGTTTGAAGCATATGACATGTACGCTCCAGCTTGAGGAGAAGTGTTGAGATACTTTCTGTAAATAGTCTAGATTTGTAGTGAATAATTAGGAATATGATTGTGCtatatgattaggctataattagggaatcaatttattttcttacctagtatgtattcttgtaagtagtatatatagcCCAATTGGTTTGAGGGGAATCATCAAgtatttttctctcaaaacttctatttccctcttcttcttttcatcaTCTTTTTCAAATATGAAGATGACTTAGTCATCAGCATCACCATTATCCTTATAGTTGGATCGAGCTTCATTTTACTTAAATTGAATATTGGATTAAAATTGTTATTCTTCTTATTAGTGTTTAGTAATTAACAAAAGAGGAGGAGACAGTTATTTGTCTATTATTAACGATTCAATTCATTTGGTATATATATCCTCTATAAGGATTAATTTTGTCAGATTGAAGAATTTGCTTTTCCTGGTGATGTATTGATCCACAGCATGAGAGTGCTTGAGGAATATTAATGGTTTGAGCCTTTGTATTTGTAACCTGTTTCCTTTTACCACGTATTGCAGATTATGTCTGTCCATATtggtagaaataaaataaaataataataataataataataataataataataataataataataataataaagacacTTTatgcattttaataattttctagTACTTTTGTCTTTCGTGAACTGCTTAAGATGAAAAAGGAGATGGTTAACAAGGTATCTCTTTATGAATAGCTTTCTCTTTATGGAATGATACGGCATCTATGGGAGACACAGTTTCTAATGTTTATCTTGTTGAAATAGGACTCTTTTGCTTAAGGCACACCTCATAGAAACTATTAAGCTTTTTGATTGACTTTTAGGTCTAGGATCCATAGCCTAATTTAGTAGAAGAAATTAGAGATTTGTGCATCATTCACTTATTTCTTTCTTTGTCATGCAGATGCTATGTTAAAGAAATTTGAGGCAACTGTAGCAGCTAATAAATTGGCCACAGAGAGCTTGAATTCTAAATTGGAAGAGATGCACCTTGAGTTACGACTGAAGGAAGATGAAATCCGACGTTTGATGGCTGCTCAGGAAAACTTGGAAAATGAGAAGAGTATCCTCCAACTTAGCAGCACCGATTTTGCTAATAAATTGGCTGTATCAATCCAGGAGATGAAAAATCTTGAAGGTTTTATTCATATGTTGGCTGCACAATTGGCTGAACTGGATAagcaaaatttgaattttactgACAAGTTTGACCAGCTAAACTCTCTCTATAACGCTTGTTTTAAGTTGGTCCAACTGGAGAAAGACCTTGCTGCTAAGTGTGCTCAAAAACAGTATGATCAGCTGCATGACAAGTTCTTGAATATGACGTCAGAAAAAGATGCATTGCTATTGGTAAACCAGGagttgaataataaaattactgaACTTCAGAAAGCCCAAGAGACTGTTATGGCACAACTTTCTGAGGAATGCCGTGCAGCAGGAGAGAGAATTCAAAGATTAGAGTCTGAAGCTGAAATGCTGTTGTCAAAGAAGAATGAAACAGAGACGTTAGTTTCCAAATTGGAGGAGACAATTGATGTTTTGTCAGAAAGTTCCAGATCATCTGAGAATAAAGTGGTCTGCAACATTTGTTTCCTTTTCACTAAGCTAGGTTTGGGCATGCTTTATACATACTCTAACCCCAATTTTTTTAACCTTGAAGCAAGATTTATTGTTGAAAATTTCAACATTAGAAATGGAAAACAAAGATATTTTTCAGAAATTGGAGACAGAAGTAAGGAAAAAAGCTGAAGATATAGCTACTTGGAAAAAGGAGAGCGAGAAACAACAGCAACATGTAGATTCACTGGAGAAACAAATTGCCCAGCTTCATAGCATGTTAGAGGCAAAGGAACAACTTCTTTTGCAATATAAGGATGGAGAGAAGAAGTTTGAAGAACAAATCACTGAGGTTACAAGAACAGATAGAGCAAAACACTTTTTGGGGTCCTGACAAGCTTCCACTATTATTGAGATTCTGTTTATTGTTGCAGAGTCGGGCACTGCTAACTGCTGCTGAAAGCAAACTGGCTGAAGCAAAGAGacaatatgatatgatgctagAGAGTAAACAATTGGAATTATCTAGGCATTTGAAAGAAATATCTCAGAGGAATGATCAGGTGTTATCATTAACTATTTTCCTTACATGAATTGTCAATGATGTGAGCATGTGTATTCATTCACATTTACACTGATCACTTTCAACAGGCAATTAATGACATCAGGAAGAAGTATGAAGTGGAGAAGCTAGAGATTGTTAACATGGAGAAAGAAAATGTTTGTTCATACTGATGGTCTATTGCTGTAAGCTTAATTGTGAATCATGTTCCTCATATATTGATCCTCCAGGCAGACAAAGTTGTACAAGAAATCCAAAGAAAATGTGACCAGACACTTGCAGAAAGCAAAGAGCAGTCGAGGCAACAGTTAATTCACATTCAGGAAGAACATGCTTCTCTAGTAAGCACCATAAATTTTTAAGAATCCTATTAGATTGTGCTTAAAGTAAATTTCACTATTGTTCATAACTATGCAAATGTAGTCTTTTTAT
This genomic window contains:
- the LOC110606344 gene encoding synaptonemal complex protein 2 isoform X1, which translates into the protein MQKLGFPSMKSLDHFKSLSGPLSGSAKNLSSYTRPSSDSISSGSFANLKLTAEKLIKEQASVKTDLEIANSKLKKSMEHIGALEEKLQNAFNENAKLKVKQKEDEKLWKGLESKFSSTKTLCDQLTETLQHLAGQVQDAEKDKEFFENKLSASSNAIENLNQQMNELSLKLDSAGKAIRTQEQELEELKIEKEERNKIYVEEQSKTATLIEEKDAMLKKFEATVAANKLATESLNSKLEEMHLELRLKEDEIRRLMAAQENLENEKSILQLSSTDFANKLAVSIQEMKNLEGFIHMLAAQLAELDKQNLNFTDKFDQLNSLYNACFKLVQLEKDLAAKCAQKQYDQLHDKFLNMTSEKDALLLVNQELNNKITELQKAQETVMAQLSEECRAAGERIQRLESEAEMLLSKKNETETLVSKLEETIDVLSESSRSSENKVQDLLLKISTLEMENKDIFQKLETEVRKKAEDIATWKKESEKQQQHVDSLEKQIAQLHSMLEAKEQLLLQYKDGEKKFEEQITESRALLTAAESKLAEAKRQYDMMLESKQLELSRHLKEISQRNDQAINDIRKKYEVEKLEIVNMEKENADKVVQEIQRKCDQTLAESKEQSRQQLIHIQEEHASLVLRIQQEHDRNEMSLKADHFEQIKRAQLQAENELREKTMQLRNEHEVQMKALRCEHEDECRRLQEELDLQKSKEDRQRALLQLQWKVMSDNPQGDQEVTSKKDYSISSIKMRDPSVGKRSQHAPDVPFLGGTQTPVSKLLKKVENANTGSVMSIPKHHKKVTRHEYEVETANGRTITKRRKTKSTVMFEDPRKHKKMNTPKIITPRSVVKGIKGAGRTHPSNMGDLFSEGSLNPYADDPYAFD
- the LOC110606344 gene encoding synaptonemal complex protein 2 isoform X2, which translates into the protein MQKLGFPSMKSLDHFKSLSGPLSGSAKNLSSYTRPSSDSISSGSFANLKLTAEKLIKEQASVKTDLEIANSKLKKSMEHIGALEEKLQNAFNENAKLKVKQKEDEKLWKGLESKFSSTKTLCDQLTETLQHLAGQVQDAEKDKEFFENKLSASSNAIENLNQQMNELSLKLDSAGKAIRTQEQELEELKIEKEERNKIYVEEQSKTATLIEEKDAMLKKFEATVAANKLATESLNSKLEEMHLELRLKEDEIRRLMAAQENLENEKSILQLSSTDFANKLAVSIQEMKNLEGFIHMLAAQLAELDKQNLNFTDKFDQLNSLYNACFKLVQLEKDLAAKCAQKQYDQLHDKFLNMTSEKDALLLVNQELNNKITELQKAQETVMAQLSEECRAAGERIQRLESEAEMLLSKKNETETLVSKLEETIDVLSESSRSSENKVQDLLLKISTLEMENKDIFQKLETEVRKKAEDIATWKKESEKQQQHVDSLEKQIAQLHSMLEAKEQLLLQYKDGEKKFEEQITESRALLTAAESKLAEAKRQYDMMLESKQLELSRHLKEISQRNDQAINDIRKKYEVEKLEIVNMEKENADKVVQEIQRKCDQTLAESKEQSRQQLIHIQEEHASLVLRIQQEHDRNEMSLKADHFEQIKRAQLQAENELREKTMQLRNEHEVQMKALRCEHEDECRRLQEELDLQKSKTGRGLCCNCSGK
- the LOC110606344 gene encoding synaptonemal complex protein 1 isoform X4 — its product is MQKLGFPSMKSLDHFKSLSGPLSGSAKNLSSYTRPSSDSISSGSFANLKLTAEKLIKEQASVKTDLEIANSKLKKSMEHIGALEEKLQNAFNENAKLKVKQKEDEKLWKGLESKFSSTKTLCDQLTETLQHLAGQVQDAEKDKEFFENKLSASSNAIENLNQQMNELSLKLDSAGKAIRTQEQELEELKIEKEERNKIYVEEQSKTATLIEEKDAMLKKFEATVAANKLATESLNSKLEEMHLELRLKEDEIRRLMAAQENLENEKSILQLSSTDFANKLAVSIQEMKNLEGFIHMLAAQLAELDKQNLNFTDKFDQLNSLYNACFKLVQLEKDLAAKCAQKQYDQLHDKFLNMTSEKDALLLVNQELNNKITELQKAQETVMAQLSEECRAAGERIQRLESEAEMLLSKKNETETLVSKLEETIDVLSESSRSSENKVQDLLLKISTLEMENKDIFQKLETEVRKKAEDIATWKKESEKQQQHVDSLEKQIAQLHSMLEAKEQLLLQYKDGEKKFEEQITESRALLTAAESKLAEAKRQYDMMLESKQLELSRHLKEISQRNDQAINDIRKKYEVEKLEIVNMEKENADKVVQEIQRKCDQTLAESKEQSRQQLIHIQEEHASLVLRIQQEHDRNEMSLKADHFEQIKRAQLQAENELREKTMQLRNEHEVQMKALRCEHEDECRRLQEELDLQKSKEDRQRALLQLQWKVMSDNPQGDQEVTSKKDYSISSIKMRDPSVGKRSQHAPVRLDNRQKGPFLGGTQTPVSKLLKKVENANTGSVMSIPKHHKKVTRHEYEVETANGRTITKRRKTKSTVMFEDPRKHKKMNTPKIITPRSVVKGIKGAGRTHPSNMGDLFSEGSLNPYADDPYAFD
- the LOC110606344 gene encoding synaptonemal complex protein 2 isoform X3 — its product is MQKLGFPSMKSLDHFKSLSGPLSGSAKNLSSYTRPSSDSISSGSFANLKLTAEKLIKEQASVKTDLEIANSKLKKSMEHIGALEEKLQNAFNENAKLKVKQKEDEKLWKGLESKFSSTKTLCDQLTETLQHLAGQVQDAEKDKEFFENKLSASSNAIENLNQQMNELSLKLDSAGKAIRTQEQELEELKIEKEERNKIYVEEQSKTATLIEEKDAMLKKFEATVAANKLATESLNSKLEEMHLELRLKEDEIRRLMAAQENLENEKSILQLSSTDFANKLAVSIQEMKNLEGFIHMLAAQLAELDKQNLNFTDKFDQLNSLYNACFKLVQLEKDLAAKCAQKQYDQLHDKFLNMTSEKDALLLVNQELNNKITELQKAQETVMAQLSEECRAAGERIQRLESEAEMLLSKKNETETLVSKLEETIDVLSESSRSSENKVQDLLLKISTLEMENKDIFQKLETEVRKKAEDIATWKKESEKQQQHVDSLEKQIAQLHSMLEAKEQLLLQYKDGEKKFEEQITESRALLTAAESKLAEAKRQYDMMLESKQLELSRHLKEISQRNDQAINDIRKKYEVEKLEIVNMEKENADKVVQEIQRKCDQTLAESKEQSRQQLIHIQEEHASLVLRIQQEHDRNEMSLKADHFEQIKRAQLQAENELREKTMQLRNEHEVQMKALRCEHEDECRRLQEELDLQKSKEDRQRALLQLQWKVMSDNPQGDQEVTSKKDYSISSIKMRDPSVGKRSQHAPDVPFLGGTQTPVSKLLKKVENANTGSVMSIPKHHKKVTRHEYEVETANGRTITKRRKTKSTVMFEDPRKHKKMNTPKIITPRSVVKVTQVQIVCSQICNLYISIALMLCLLQKFLGNLSL